One Atribacterota bacterium genomic region harbors:
- a CDS encoding transposase, with translation MPRKARVKSNTGIYHIILRSINKQNIFEDDEDYQKLLKTLKKYQEKSGYEIYAYCLMSNHIHLLIKEIKEELGIAFRRIGASFVYWYNWKYARSGHLFQDRYKSEIVESDRYFLTVLRYIHQNPLPAGIVKNISDYPWSSYGEYIGKPKICNINFALGLFSPDKEQAIILFKEFNLTENKDHCLSYEVKGRLHDIEALDFIKSISQVKSPLEIQNFEKERRKDIIRKCKERGLSLRQIERLTRLSFSMIRRI, from the coding sequence ATGCCAAGAAAAGCAAGAGTAAAAAGCAATACAGGGATTTATCATATTATTTTAAGAAGTATTAATAAACAAAATATATTTGAAGATGATGAAGATTATCAAAAATTATTAAAAACATTAAAAAAATACCAAGAAAAAAGTGGTTATGAAATTTATGCTTATTGCCTTATGAGTAATCATATTCATCTTCTGATAAAAGAAATAAAAGAAGAGTTAGGAATTGCCTTTCGTAGAATAGGAGCAAGTTTTGTATATTGGTATAATTGGAAATATGCCCGCAGTGGACATTTATTTCAAGATAGGTATAAAAGCGAAATAGTAGAATCAGATCGTTATTTTTTGACAGTTCTACGCTATATTCATCAAAACCCATTGCCAGCAGGAATAGTAAAGAATATATCTGATTATCCCTGGAGTAGCTATGGTGAATATATTGGAAAACCAAAGATTTGTAATATTAACTTTGCCCTTGGCCTGTTTTCCCCAGATAAGGAACAAGCCATAATATTGTTTAAAGAGTTTAATCTAACTGAGAATAAAGACCATTGTTTATCATATGAGGTAAAGGGAAGACTTCACGATATTGAGGCTTTAGATTTTATTAAAAGCATTTCACAGGTTAAAAGTCCTTTAGAAATACAAAATTTTGAAAAGGAAAGAAGAAAAGATATTATAAGAAAGTGCAAAGAACGAGGATTATCTCTTAGACAAATCGAAAGACTAACAAGACTAAGTTTTAGTATGATTCGTAGAATATAG
- a CDS encoding substrate-binding domain-containing protein, whose translation MPNYSDFLPELKSMTLFQNIDDEALISLLEVMKPEIVYRKAGKYSTLPIDIDQGLFCVVLKGKSLDQLEPRLDMYNMPKPNEPGMMMGEIPCLSEMNKSRAPRIKFKGPPPGGPRNEIFDLYLLRMSGEMITKYYGNKYSKAQGIMLRNFLGILAQKVTDVRKEKLVAVSTLEAELAPYRLNVLCAGVSMKLVKDTVEKWNKLHPDLPAIYVPGGSVDLIRDCINGKACDLLISADDTIIRSMMIPEYAEGYRIWAGNRMVVIGEDINSDNWEEKLLAEEATFKHSNPYGDPGGYRAVMTMLLADNYKPGLTDRLMNHPGHIGMEKDPNPFHNQKEAKYLFMYGSAVKMFGKNYAELPEIMNLSNPALAEEYAKVSFAVDEKNTVIATPIAHALAIPKTALHKNPAKEFARMFLAIDKKADGFIPRNEIFGEDPIK comes from the coding sequence ATGCCAAATTATAGTGATTTTCTACCGGAATTGAAGAGCATGACCTTGTTTCAAAATATTGATGATGAGGCACTGATCTCTCTATTAGAAGTAATGAAACCTGAAATTGTCTACCGTAAAGCTGGTAAATATAGTACACTTCCAATCGATATAGACCAAGGCCTATTCTGTGTAGTCCTTAAGGGAAAATCCCTTGATCAGCTGGAACCTCGCTTAGACATGTATAACATGCCCAAGCCTAACGAACCAGGCATGATGATGGGTGAAATCCCCTGCTTATCCGAAATGAACAAGAGCCGTGCACCAAGAATTAAATTTAAAGGACCTCCCCCTGGTGGACCGAGAAATGAAATATTTGACCTATATTTACTCCGAATGAGCGGTGAAATGATCACTAAATATTATGGTAACAAATACAGCAAGGCACAGGGAATTATGTTACGTAATTTTTTAGGTATACTGGCACAAAAAGTAACTGATGTTCGTAAAGAAAAGTTAGTAGCAGTTTCCACACTTGAAGCAGAACTCGCTCCCTATCGCTTGAATGTTTTATGTGCAGGTGTATCTATGAAGTTAGTTAAAGATACTGTCGAAAAATGGAATAAATTGCATCCTGATCTACCTGCCATCTATGTTCCTGGTGGTTCTGTAGATCTCATACGAGATTGTATCAATGGAAAAGCATGTGATTTATTGATTTCTGCAGATGATACCATTATTCGTTCCATGATGATACCTGAGTATGCTGAAGGTTACCGTATCTGGGCTGGCAACAGGATGGTTGTAATTGGAGAAGATATAAACAGCGACAATTGGGAAGAAAAACTACTGGCAGAAGAGGCAACATTCAAACACAGTAATCCTTATGGTGATCCAGGTGGTTACCGTGCCGTGATGACAATGCTCTTAGCTGACAACTATAAGCCAGGTCTTACAGACAGGTTAATGAACCATCCAGGTCATATAGGGATGGAAAAAGACCCTAATCCATTCCATAATCAAAAAGAGGCAAAATATCTTTTTATGTATGGTTCAGCAGTCAAGATGTTTGGCAAGAACTACGCTGAATTACCTGAAATTATGAACCTTTCTAATCCTGCTTTAGCTGAAGAATATGCAAAAGTCAGTTTTGCAGTGGATGAAAAAAATACTGTAATTGCTACACCCATTGCACACGCTCTAGCCATCCCCAAGACTGCTTTACACAAAAACCCAGCAAAAGAATTTGCCAGGATGTTTTTGGCCATTGACAAGAAAGCTGATGGTTTTATACCCCGAAATGAAATATTTGGTGAAGATCCTATTAAATAA
- a CDS encoding ABC transporter substrate-binding protein, with translation MKKIKKINSILKNYTLLLILVAITIFFFFASSVTAERTVTITDMSGDTVTITGEVKRIVNLWPAGTSSFFVMGAGELIVGLAVNNPGTMNSWTQLFYPDCVNIPALGGITPSIENLINLEPDLVIIHPTTAASGLAQQIRDVGIPAININFSDYATMIQAYTILGEVLGGEYQDKLNHWCSAVEIKLEKVREVTSGISENNRPVVYYIAGQTSSVNTTMAAGSIISDWIGSAGGNNAAEVMKLSSGEVTPEAIWDLNPDLIICAGVYQHVNKNALENTDGWKDLKALSNNRLYTNPYGCFNWDRFGLESQLQIHYALMCIQPEIAKENGITRESMINEIIDFYKHYTNFELNQTQAEYMLDGLRPDGSAEFPVQ, from the coding sequence ATGAAGAAAATAAAAAAAATTAACAGTATACTAAAAAATTATACTTTATTACTTATTTTAGTAGCTATAACAATTTTCTTTTTCTTTGCCAGCTCTGTTACAGCAGAAAGAACTGTTACTATCACGGATATGAGTGGTGACACAGTAACAATAACCGGTGAAGTTAAGAGAATTGTTAACTTATGGCCAGCGGGTACTTCCTCATTTTTTGTGATGGGAGCTGGGGAACTAATTGTTGGATTAGCCGTTAACAACCCGGGAACAATGAACTCCTGGACCCAACTATTTTACCCTGATTGTGTTAATATTCCGGCTCTGGGAGGGATAACTCCTTCCATTGAAAACCTTATTAATCTGGAACCGGATTTAGTTATCATTCATCCAACCACTGCTGCAAGTGGTCTTGCCCAACAGATCCGGGATGTAGGAATTCCTGCTATTAATATTAACTTTAGTGACTATGCTACCATGATACAGGCCTATACTATTCTCGGCGAAGTCCTCGGAGGAGAATATCAGGATAAATTAAACCATTGGTGCTCTGCTGTTGAAATTAAGCTGGAAAAAGTAAGAGAAGTTACTTCCGGTATTTCAGAAAACAATCGTCCGGTTGTATATTACATTGCTGGACAAACATCCAGCGTAAACACTACTATGGCTGCTGGAAGTATCATTTCTGACTGGATTGGATCTGCAGGTGGTAATAATGCAGCTGAGGTAATGAAACTAAGTTCTGGAGAAGTTACTCCTGAAGCAATTTGGGATTTAAATCCAGATCTAATAATATGTGCGGGTGTTTATCAACATGTAAATAAAAATGCTTTGGAAAATACTGATGGCTGGAAAGATTTAAAGGCTTTATCTAATAACAGACTATACACCAATCCTTATGGTTGTTTTAACTGGGATCGCTTTGGTCTGGAAAGTCAACTACAAATCCACTATGCCCTGATGTGCATTCAACCTGAAATAGCAAAGGAAAATGGCATTACCAGAGAATCTATGATAAATGAAATTATTGACTTCTATAAGCATTACACTAATTTTGAATTGAACCAAACACAGGCTGAGTATATGCTTGACGGACTTCGTCCAGATGGTTCAGCAGAATTTCCGGTACAGTAA
- a CDS encoding iron ABC transporter permease yields MKKIKQNRNNLSILNGEIVLEKKNIFDIFRYHGIFLFSLALLFIVLGISLAIGQYTVPFRDTFRIVFSKIFTMDNNWDNIQEAVVMNLRLPRTIAAIIIGAALALSGATYQSIFKNPMVSPDLLGVSAGASVGAATAILLSQDSAMIQLSAFAGGLIAVAITVTIPRLIRNQSTIVLVLSGIVIGSLMSSIMNIIKFVADTDTQLAEITYWMMGSFAKVSFNAMIPILPTILLPMIIILLLRYRLNVLSLGDNEAKTLGINLSTTRGIFILSSTLITASSVCLSGTIGWVGLVIPHTARMIIGSDNKRMLPIAMIFGGIFMLTIDIFCRTLTSAELMLGILTGVIGAPFFIFILFKQRRQMQ; encoded by the coding sequence ATGAAAAAAATAAAACAAAATAGAAACAATCTCTCCATTTTAAATGGAGAGATTGTTTTAGAAAAGAAAAATATATTTGATATTTTCAGATATCATGGCATTTTTTTGTTTTCACTTGCTTTATTATTTATCGTTTTAGGAATATCACTGGCAATAGGGCAATATACTGTGCCTTTTAGAGACACTTTCCGGATTGTTTTTTCAAAAATTTTCACTATGGACAACAATTGGGATAACATTCAAGAAGCTGTAGTCATGAATCTACGTTTGCCAAGAACAATTGCTGCCATTATTATTGGAGCAGCGTTAGCGCTTTCAGGTGCTACTTATCAGAGTATTTTTAAAAATCCAATGGTATCCCCTGATCTGTTAGGTGTATCAGCTGGTGCGTCTGTAGGTGCTGCCACAGCTATCCTTTTAAGTCAGGATAGTGCTATGATTCAACTTAGTGCATTTGCCGGAGGTTTGATTGCTGTAGCTATAACTGTAACCATACCTCGACTGATCCGAAATCAATCTACTATTGTGTTAGTATTATCAGGTATAGTTATTGGCAGCTTGATGTCTTCTATAATGAATATTATAAAATTTGTAGCAGATACAGACACCCAGTTAGCTGAAATTACTTATTGGATGATGGGTTCTTTTGCTAAAGTGTCTTTTAATGCAATGATCCCTATACTGCCTACAATTTTGCTGCCCATGATTATAATCCTTCTTTTAAGATACAGGCTTAATGTACTATCCCTGGGTGATAATGAAGCGAAAACGCTTGGCATTAATCTAAGTACAACTCGAGGAATATTTATTCTATCTTCCACTCTAATCACAGCAAGCTCTGTTTGCTTATCAGGTACAATTGGATGGGTTGGTTTGGTTATTCCCCATACCGCCCGAATGATTATTGGCTCTGATAACAAAAGAATGCTTCCCATAGCTATGATCTTCGGAGGGATTTTTATGCTAACCATAGATATATTTT